CAGAGACACCGATAGTAGAGACATCATCTAACCCAGAAGTTCCAGCACCTGCGACACCGGTAGGCGAGACCTCGCCTGTACCAGAGCTTTCAACACCCGGTACGCCGCCAATCGAAGTCGCACCGACAATCCCAATTCCCGAGCCGGATCCGCGGATGCTTATTGGGCGGTATCCGGTGAGGCAATACACTGATACTCGGCATAAGATCGCCCCCGGTGAGACACTCTATAGTTTCATTCGGATATATAAAAACCAGATTTTTCCGAAAAAATATCGAGACTGGAAGCTATTGGCACAGCATAACAACATACGTCCACCCCAATACGTATTGAAACCCGGTAAGGAGTTTCTTATTCCAACATTGGTGCACACCGTTCTGCCCAAGACCGGCTATGAAACTGAGCTTAAGGGGATCCAATCCGAACTTGCAAAGCAGCCCAGCAATCCAGAACTGCTGAATCAGCAAGCGATTATCCATTTTAAGCGCAACGAATTAAATCAGGCACGTTCAACACTACGACGGGGGATCCGGTCTTCACCAAATGACAGCATACTACACAACAACCTCGGTTTTATCTACCTGATCATCGAAGATGACGAGTATGCCCAAAGTGAATTTGAACTTGCAATAACACACGCCGAGAAACCTGCAATCCCACACTGTAATCTGGGTACGTTACACATGACAACGAACAAACTTAATCTAGCAATTAAGGCTTTTGAAAGCGCTCTAGAAGCAGATGAGAGCCTACTTGATGCAAAGTATAATCTTGCCCTTGCAAATGAAAAGGTGGGGAATGTGAATGCAGCGCAGGAACAGCTTCGTGAACTCAACCAGCTCTTATCCGATGACCCTGAAATAGCATCGGCGCTTGAACGTTTGACTACACCCCAAGTGACAGGTGAGTAAATGGAGCTCCTTATTAAATAATGATGATGGAGAAGACCATGAACCGCAGAAAATTCATTCAAGTCGCCGCAGTGAGCGTAGGTGGTTTAACGCTGCCGCTCCGTTCTCTGCCCGCTGAAAATGACATTCCTAAAGAAATATTAACGCCAGCATCAATGATCACGCCAAACGATAAGTTTTACGTCCTTCAAATTGGAGATGTGCCAACCCTCAAGGCTGAACACTGGAGGATGGGAGTAGTCGGATTGGTCGAAAAACCGACTATATTGAATTACAGTGACATAACGAGTATGGAGTCCGTGACGACGATGCGGACGCTCAAGTGCATCGGCGATCCGATTGGTTCGGAGCAGATGAGCAATGCGATGTGGACCGGTGTTCCTCTGCGGGATGTCCTTGATAAAGCAGGTGTCAAGGCGGAGGCAAAGGTTGTCGTATTCCGCTGTGCCGACACCTATCATACGGCGGTTCCCATAGATCGCGCCCTTCGTGAGGAGGTGCTCTTAGCGTACAAAATGAACGGCGAACCCCTCCCAGCCAAGCACGGCTTTCCGGTCCGTTTGCTCAACCCCGGCCACTACGGCACAAAAAATCCAAAATGGATTATGAGCATTATGTTAGCAGAATCGCACGTAGGCTATTGGGAGAAAGAAGGTTGGGACCCCGTTGCGCGTGTCAAATTGGCAACCCTAATCGGCACACCCAGTAATGACGAGGTTCTTCAAGCCGGCAAGACATATACAATTAGCGGCGCCGCCTTTGATAGTGGAAACCATGGAGGAATTGAGCGGGTCGAAGTGAGTATCGATGACGGCATCACCACAAGTGTCGATGATGTCAGCACGTGGGAGGCAGCGGATATTTGGGGTAGCGATTCACCACTGGCATGGTATCTCTGGAAATATAAGTGGAGGGTGCCTGACAACCCGGGGGAGGTGGAGATCTCCGCCAGAGCCATCGCTAATGATGGACTGACACAAAAGGAAGCAGGCTTCGATGCAGATCCTGCCGGTGCGGTCGGTTATCACTTTGTTCGTGCAGAAATCGTGAAAGGATAGTTTTGTGCATTTCTCGTATGTCCTTAATAGGGTCATTTAGTTTTCCGTTTTGGCTCATGCCCCGCTAGTTGTGCTCGCACGTTCTCTTTCCACCCGGTAGGCGGGGCATCTTGCCCCGCCGGTCGTAATAGCATGTTCATTGCACCTTGTTATGCTAGTTGTCGAGGTCTTTTTTTATCCGTGTAATCCATCAATCTGTGTTTATCCGCGATTCAGACAATCGCATAGGAGCATTAAATGCCCCTAATGTCCTTAATTTTTCTGTTGATTTTCAACTTAACACTGTGATAGAGTGTCAACCTGTTAGAAAGTTTTGAGATTCCGTACCCCAAACGAAGATCAAAAGGAGAAAACAAATGGCGAAGAAAATTGTGCTGCTCAGTTTTTGTATCGCGATTGGCTGCATCGTTGCTGCCTCAATGTGGTCAACACCAGCCAATGCACAGGAAACAGGTGAAGCAGCGGACGCGGCGTTCATTGATTTCAAGCATCTTGCGCTGCTTGTCATCGAAAGTGTTGTTTTCAGCATCGTCGGGGTGATTGTTTTGATGGTCGGCTATAAAATTTTCGACCTAGTTACCCCCTTTGACCTCGATCATCAGATTGCAGAAGATAACAATACGGCAGCGGGAATTGCTGTTGCCGGTGTAATCATCGCATTGGGACTCATTGTCGCTGCGGCCGTCGGTTAAGCCATACGTAAGATGAACATCACAGAAATGAAACCGGCAGATGTCCCAGTTCTTTCCCTCATTACACAATAAACTGCTACAAACCTTCCTGAATTGACGCAGAGAACGCAGAGAAGCATAGATAAGATTTTTCTCCGTGCTCTCTGTGCCTCTGCGGCTCAGTTCTATTACGATTTTACCATTCGCTGCTCATTAATCCCAATACGGCTCACCCTCAATTAGATTCTCGCGCAACACCTCTGGAACCAATGTAATCCCCAGCCCAGGTCCATTCGGCACCACCAATTTCCCGTCAGCAACCTGAACCTTTTCCTCAGCCATTTCGTCGATGAGTGCATCTTGACTAATTCGCGTCTCTGTTATGACAAAGTTCCTAACCGACGCGCCGAAATGCGCTGTCGCCATATTCTGCACCAAACTACCGACATTATGTGTTGCAATGGGGATATAGAACATCTCTGCAAGGTCAGCAATCTTCCGACAACCCGTCAACCCACCCGCAAAAACAAGGTCTGGATGGATAGCGTCCAACGCCTCGTTCAGAAGAAATGGTAGAAATTCACGCGGTAGCTCTAGCTTCTCTCCAGTAATAATCCGCACCGGAGATGCCTGCTTCAGTGCCTTCCACGAATCTGAGTACCATACCGGCAGCGCATCCTCTACCCAGAGCGGGTTACTGGAGGCAACCGCCTGCGTCAACCCAATCGCAGTGGCAAGATCCCATTCGTTGTGACAATGGACAATGAAATCGGTTTCGTCTCCCAACGCCTCCCGACAGTTTTCATAGCCCCGACGAATCAAGTCTAATTCGGTTGCCCGCAGCGTTTGGGACATCTGTCCGGTACTGTATCTGCCTTTGGGAAGGCCATTTCCCATCAAACGTTCAAACCCAAATTTTAAGGTACTCCAACCTTGCGGCGCTTCCTTCATCCGTTGCGACCAGTCTCGACACGAAACAAGATCAAACCAGTCATCAGGACCGGGGGTATTGATATAGAGCGGAATCTCGTCCCTAAACCTTCCGGAAATTAACGTTGAGATCGGTCGATTCAGCAGCTTACCCACCACATCCCAGAGCGCAATATCCACACCGCTGACCGTTGGGATGTTCGATCTGTACGGATGTTGCAGGTTTACCATGCGGGTGTACAGCTTATCAATTTCAAACACATCCTGACCGATGAGCGTCGCTCGCAGATGCTGCAGATGCGCCCTCACCATCGGTCCAGAAGCCCCCGCCTCGCCGATACCGTAAACACCGGCATCGGTTTCAACCTTTACTAAGGACTGACCCACTTGGTTCAACTGCATGGCTTTCACATCCGTGATCCGCACACGGTTTTTCTCGGATTCCGAAAGCACTTCTAAGGTTGTCATAGAAACTCCTTTACCTCTCTTTTACAAACAGATATATTAACCTTTGATGCGAGTTGACGAGGACATTGAGTTCATTGGTTCATTAGTTCATTAATGTACTAGTGAACCAAATGGTTTTCACGTTTCACGCATTACGTTTCACGTTTCGTATCAACAGTTGCAAACTATGGCACCGTTGGTTATTAAGCCTGAACTCTATGCTGAGCGAGAACCTCCTCATTCAGCTCAGCGCCTAGCCCCGGTGTGGTTGGTGGGGCAATGTAGCCATTGTCAAACACGAGAGGCTCCTGAAAGATGTCGGCGTGAAGATCTGTCCGATTAAACTCCAGTATCAGGAAATTTGGACTGCATGTCGCTACCTGAACCGCGGCGGCTGCTGCGACGGGACCACAGTACATGTGAGGCGCGATGCTTGCATAGTGTGCCTCCGCCATGCTTGCAATCTTCTTAGACTCCAGAATCCCGCCACAGTGACCCACATCCAACTGTATGAT
The DNA window shown above is from Candidatus Poribacteria bacterium and carries:
- a CDS encoding DUF350 domain-containing protein; protein product: MAKKIVLLSFCIAIGCIVAASMWSTPANAQETGEAADAAFIDFKHLALLVIESVVFSIVGVIVLMVGYKIFDLVTPFDLDHQIAEDNNTAAGIAVAGVIIALGLIVAAAVG
- a CDS encoding mandelate racemase/muconate lactonizing enzyme family protein — translated: MTTLEVLSESEKNRVRITDVKAMQLNQVGQSLVKVETDAGVYGIGEAGASGPMVRAHLQHLRATLIGQDVFEIDKLYTRMVNLQHPYRSNIPTVSGVDIALWDVVGKLLNRPISTLISGRFRDEIPLYINTPGPDDWFDLVSCRDWSQRMKEAPQGWSTLKFGFERLMGNGLPKGRYSTGQMSQTLRATELDLIRRGYENCREALGDETDFIVHCHNEWDLATAIGLTQAVASSNPLWVEDALPVWYSDSWKALKQASPVRIITGEKLELPREFLPFLLNEALDAIHPDLVFAGGLTGCRKIADLAEMFYIPIATHNVGSLVQNMATAHFGASVRNFVITETRISQDALIDEMAEEKVQVADGKLVVPNGPGLGITLVPEVLRENLIEGEPYWD
- a CDS encoding molybdopterin-dependent oxidoreductase produces the protein MNRRKFIQVAAVSVGGLTLPLRSLPAENDIPKEILTPASMITPNDKFYVLQIGDVPTLKAEHWRMGVVGLVEKPTILNYSDITSMESVTTMRTLKCIGDPIGSEQMSNAMWTGVPLRDVLDKAGVKAEAKVVVFRCADTYHTAVPIDRALREEVLLAYKMNGEPLPAKHGFPVRLLNPGHYGTKNPKWIMSIMLAESHVGYWEKEGWDPVARVKLATLIGTPSNDEVLQAGKTYTISGAAFDSGNHGGIERVEVSIDDGITTSVDDVSTWEAADIWGSDSPLAWYLWKYKWRVPDNPGEVEISARAIANDGLTQKEAGFDADPAGAVGYHFVRAEIVKG